Within Williamwhitmania taraxaci, the genomic segment ATGGTATACCCCAAAAACTTGGTTTGGTTGCGGTAGCAAACTTTACTCTTCGCGTTGTTCACGATGAGCTTCAGCTTATTCTCGATAAAGTCGCTTACTGACTGCATTACCCTCTCTCCTGCCGCTTGGCTTCGTACGAAAAGATTACAGTCATCGGCGTATCGAACAAAGTTGTGGCCCCGTCGCTCCAGCTCCGTATCCAGCTCGTCTAAAACTATATTAGACAGTAAGGGCGAAAGTGGGCTGCCTTGCGGTGTACCTTCGGTGCGTTGGCTTATGACGCCATCGGTCATTACCCCGCTTTGCAGATACCTGCGTATCAGTCTTAGCAGCGTCTTGTCTCCTATCGTTTCCGATAGGCGGTACATTAGTCGGTCGTGGTTAACCACATCGAAAAAAGTCTTTAAGTCCAAATCTACGACTATT encodes:
- the ltrA gene encoding group II intron reverse transcriptase/maturase → MQVVCSHDNIRRAYKQVKQNKGVAGVDQMPVGAFAVWYAKEGEYLLKRLLAGTYQPQAVKLAEIPKQSGGKRKLGIPTVTDRIIQQAISQVLGPIYERKFSYHSYGFRPNRSAHKALAKASGYVEAGRTIVVDLDLKTFFDVVNHDRLMYRLSETIGDKTLLRLIRRYLQSGVMTDGVISQRTEGTPQGSPLSPLLSNIVLDELDTELERRGHNFVRYADDCNLFVRSQAAGERVMQSVSDFIENKLKLIVNNAKSKVCYRNQTKFLGYT